The Kogia breviceps isolate mKogBre1 chromosome 2, mKogBre1 haplotype 1, whole genome shotgun sequence genome segment ACCAAATTTTACATCTTTGGCATAAGCCCGAGTGAGATGAGGAGCCAGTGCCCTGGACACTGGCCTAACCTGGCGAAGGACTGCGGGCAATCGAAGCATTTCTGGGGGAGAAACAAGCAGATCATCAGTACAACACTAGCGCTACCCGTGGCGTGTTACAACACAAACGTGACACCCGCGCAAcaaacaagaaatgttaaaaacgaGCTGGGCTGACCTCGGCCAGCCACTACAGCTGGGCCTCGAAGCTCGCCACCGTCCCAGCACACCAGCTGCTAGCGCAGGCTTTAAGTGGCCGCCCCACGCCTGACCTATAGCACTAGCAAAAAGCACACCCTTTTCCCCATGGCCACCTACCCATGACGCTAAAAACGAGTTAATCTTTCATCGCTAAAATGGCCTTGGGGGCAAATCAGCTCCAAATGTCCCCTGAAAAACCAATCCTACAGGAAAGGGGCAATTTACAAACCCAAGTGACCAGGAGAATGAAAATATTCCTGACGGTGCAAAAATCCGCTTACTAAACTGTCTTCATGTATCCACTCGGGGCTGCTGCATCAGTGCAGCAGGCAAGGCCGCGAAGCTGGGGGCGACGGCTCTGCCCACTCCGGGCGGCCCCACGCGCCTTTCCATCAGGATGTCCCAGCAAGGTCAAGGGTAGATGCGCCGTACCCCAGCTGTTGGCGGGGCCAAAAGCCGTTCCCACGCGCTGCgaccaccccgcccccaccccgctgcACCCTACACCCGGCCAAAGTGGCTTCCATCGGAAGACCCAAGTGAAAACACTTCCCTGACTCCACACCGCGCCCCCGGGAAAGCCATCCCAGCTGCGCCCTGCCCGGGCGAGCGATCCACGCCGCACGTGATGGGCCCCTGCATGCACCCATGGGGCCTGGCTCAGCAGGCCCAGGCCTGCGGCGCCTTGGGGAAGCTCTGGCTCTCACCAGCCCGCCCGCTCAGAGCAGCAGGGGAAGGCCGGCTCCGGGGTCCGAGGCGCACGGGTGAGACGGCGCGGGCGGCCGCGTACCTGGGGCAGCGGCACTGCTAGTGGGCGACGAGACAGGCCGTCGGCGGCGAGTGAGAGACAGAGCGCAGGTCGCACACAGCAATGAGCCCGCGTCCCCTCCCTCCGTCGTTCCCCCCGCCCCTCCGCAGCGCGCGCGCGCACAGGCGGCTCCCACCCCCCGTCTTGTCCGCCCGGGCCCTGCAATCTGTACGCGCCGCGCGCCAGGCCCGCCCCTGCCCACCGCGCTGGGCCAGGCCAGCTGGCTTGGCCCTCTCCGGCCGGTTTAGGCTAGTTCCCGGGCGGCGCACCGTTCCAGAACTTTCCGGGAAGCGCCGGGCTCTGTGTGGGTCAAGGGTCAAACACGTCATTTCCGGGAGGGGAGGCGAAGGATAAGTACTTTCACCTCGGCCCGCGGCCTAGAAAAGCCTAGAAAAGCCTAGAAAGAGCTCCTCTTTTCTTCCGCCTACCGGTCCGCGCGTCAGTGGCCTGCGCAGAGCCCAGGAAACGAATCGTGGCGCGCGCTGGTGCGGCCGCCCCTTTTcgcggggaggggccgggggcgagGACGAGCGCGCCTGCGCGCTGGGAGGTCTTTTCTCGAGTTCACGTGGCAGGGGGGTCCGACTGCGGATTTCTtcttggcggcggcggcggccagaGAGCTAGAGTACGTAGTGCTGCAACCCGAGTCATGGTGAGTCCCGCGTGGGCTGGAGGCCGGCGGGCCTGGGTTGGCCTGGGGTGCAAGGGGAGTCCGGACAATTCCCTTTGGGCCTGTAGGGAGGGGTAGGGGTTACTCGGAGACCCGCTCCCGCCCGAACCCTGGAGAGGCGACGCCTTCCCCCCCAACCATTTCCACTTCGGAGGGCACTTTGCACGCGCGTGTGAGGCAGCGTGTGTGTCAGGGGGCAGGGAATCTGGACGCACGCGCGGTGGCCGACCCACGTCTCTTGCGGGACATTAGTGGGTGTGTAATCGTCTTGAAAAAAGGACGGCTCTAGGCAGAGTGACTTCAATGTTTGCTGACAATTTACAGAGAAATCCGACTAAGGAGAATACTTGACCTTGGGAGAAACTAAGGTTGTCCTTGAAGCTCGTCTGGCTGCTGACCAAAGGAGCAACAGTGATCCCTAACATACATAGGGAATGGGAAATTAAACTCGGAATTTAGAGCTGAACGTTCAGAGGTGTTTCCTTTGAATGAAAAATCTGAGTTTTGTCTTTATCTTTGAAAGCCATCTGTGGCCTGTTCAGAATACATTGTGTTTCAAATCTAACATTTTTCTCTCTACAGGCAGGACAGGCATTTAGAAAGTTTCTTCCCCTCTTTGACCGAGTATTAGTTGAAAGAAGTGCAGCCGAAGTTGTAACCAAAGGAGGCATTATGCTTCCAGAAAAATCACAAGGGAAAGTATTGCAAGCAACGGTAGTAGCTGTTGGATCAGGCTCTAAAGGAAAGGTAAGTGGGAACTGAAATGGAACTAATTTTTTATGTGAAGGGGGGGGAACCCTGGTTATTGTTAAAAGTAGCCTTTTAAGTAGCTTGTTATTTTAAAGATCAGTTCTAGTGGGTTCGCacctaatctttcagcagaaatgtgaaaaaaatcgcTTATTTTATATGATAGAGGGAGAGTTCCAAAGTATTAAAATCAGACGGCATAAATTTGAACTCTTGATCTAACCTAACACACTAAAATTGCCATAATCCTTTTAATCATTTTCGGCCTTGGTTAGCATATAAAAGGAACTGGATGGGCTACTGTAGTCAGTCATTCTCCAATTAAGGGTTAGACCTCAGACCTCTGAAAGTGTCAACTAGAATACGCAATAAACGCCCTTGGGGGTCAAATATGTTAATTGCATTGTTCCAGTTGCCTCTAAGAAAGTTCCAGCAAGGAGCTATCCTGGAGTTAGGAATAGGAAGGCTTTGGGTGCTCTGCCTCACTCCCTCTCCCCAAATCTGCTTTGGAGGAACAGAAGTTGAATCTCAAAAGAAGTGTATGTTCCAAAGTCAGAAAGAAGACTcaagtttttgtatgttaataTGACCATTGTACATGTGGTTTTAAAAACTGGTTTACTTCGAGTACTTCAGAGGTTATGTTAATATTTAACGATCAAAAAGCTTACAGTTAGTTTTCCCAGTATAACTATTAGAACCTTTACACTGAAATCAGGTTTTAGTTTAAGCTACTGCATGTGCATTATTTCAAAGTGTAACTCTACAGTGATATGTTTGAGTGAAGAACTATGgttgtataaattatatatcattTGGCCCCAAAGTCCTTTTTTAACATTTGATTTGAATGAGCACAGTTGATTAATAAAAGTGTAAATATTTGGTCAGCTAGATGTCTTTActaataaacatctttattttcttaagggTGGAGAGATTCAACCAGTTAGTGTGAAAGTTGGAGATAAAGTTCTTCTCCCAGAATATGGAGGCACCAAAGTAGTTCTAGATGACAAGGTGTGTAAACTTCATACTATTAAGGAGAGACTAAGTATTTGCTATTAGTTTTCTTAACTAACCGTTTCTCTGTTTGCAGGATTATTTCTTATTTAGAGATGGTGACATTCTTGGAAAATATGTTGactaaaataaatcatattgAAATGGCATCATGTGAAGCTGCCCATTCCCCCAATGGCATCATGTGAAGCTGCCACTGAAGTTCTGAAAGATTCTGAAATCTTTCATCATGTAAATAATTTCCgtgtttcttttataataaagtaatatCCAAACTAATGATATTCAGTGCCTCT includes the following:
- the LOC131751051 gene encoding 10 kDa heat shock protein, mitochondrial isoform X3, which codes for MAGQAFRKFLPLFDRVLVERSAAEVVTKGGIMLPEKSQGKVLQATVVAVGSGSKGKGGEIQPVSVKVGDKVLLPEYGGTKVVLDDKDYFLFRDGDILGKYVD